The Electrophorus electricus isolate fEleEle1 chromosome 24, fEleEle1.pri, whole genome shotgun sequence DNA window CAACTCCTGGGGGCGGCGCCTATCTGCAGTCTAAGGGATTTTTCCTCCAATCAAAGTCCGTGCAAAACGACATCATGGAAAAAAGTGGTCGTGCATCAGCACAGCAGCCTCCGAGGGCTGTCTGCGGTTTAGGGGAGCGCCGCGGCCGGCTGGTGTCGAGATTGGTGGTTTTCGCACATGTCAGCTCATTGCTTACATGCATTCCAAATTTTCAAACTCTCTCGTGTGCAGGGGCCTTGTCAGGTCCGAGCTGGGGCATGCCAAAAGTCCAGCGGGGTTTTTGGTCCGTGTGGTCGGGTCAGCCTTGGATTCACTTCTGGCATCAATGTGGGAAGCTTCACTGTTTCGCTGTTACGTGCAGTGAGGCCGAGGAAGCCAAGGCGAGGTGACGGCCGATGCCAAAACGCATCGTTCGTTATGACATGCCGGAGCCGCGCTCTGCTATGTCATTTGCAAGAGAATGCgtgacaggaaacaggaagccGTGTAGGAGCTGAAAAGCCCCCACAGGCTCAGAGGACATGGGGTGATGCAAGGGACATTTGCAAAAAGCCTGCAACAGCAGAATGCCTGGTGAGGCGTTTATACAGGAGACCTGCCTTTTTTAGCTTTGAGCAGCAAAGAACAAACTACTcaaactttttttgttgttgttgaattATTCGACTCATTAAAAAGAAACTCAGCACCGATCTATATAAATCAggctaataaataaatcttttccAGGATATACGTGACGCTAAATCAATATAACTCTGAAAAGCAATATACAGGCCCAAATACGAAGCTATTTATTCACCTGTAGAAATCTGTTCATCTTACTACAGATTTAgaagacacaaaaacaaaataaagtatATAAAGGTTATTATCTTAAAATCTAATGACTTCTGGTTTAGCTCAGTGTGTAGACCATCTACCAAGTTCACCTAATGATGCCTCAGTTGACTCAAAAGGGGTCTGAAGTTTATGGAAATTTGGCAAAACGGAGACAAACTTCAAGAGGGATATGAAAATTACAAAGCAAGactattatataaataaacaattttaattatttgacaGATTTGAAATGTGACAAGTGAAAGCCGTCAGGGACGCAGCTCGGAAGCAAACACGCTCtagaaatgaatgaatcaagCAGGGAGGATGTATGGGGAGCGTTCTCACCGGAGGGCCTTTAAAGATGACCGGAGGCGACTGCCAGGAGACGCTGATGGCACTCTGGCTGTGGGGTAGCTCCGAGGACACGCTGGGAATGTTGACGGGAGCAGTGGCCTGGAAAACAGCGCTCTAGTGAGAGGCTGCGCTAGCAGAGCCAGGGAGAGGGGCCCGGGGCCCGGGGCCCAGCGGCGGGCCGTACCTTCCCTGCTCCTCGCAGCGCTCAGGAGGCGGGGCGCAGCCGAGTGGGCGTGGCGATGTGAGCTGCATGGGGGAGCCTCCAACTGGCGCCACACCGCCAGACACGTGAGCGCACCAGCGCGTGCCGGCCACGCCGCGGGTGACTCGGGCTGATCGCGCTGAGAAAAGGTTGCCATAGGAACAGgctcttgcaaaaaaaaaaaaaaaaaaactgtcccCCGAGCGCATCATtgcattagcatttttttttttgtgcgaACAAGTCAAAACCGGCTCAACAAGAAAAGGACTTGTGCGTGGAGGAAGCTCGGAGGGTGTTAAAGGCCTGTAGCGTGGGTCTCACTGCACTGCTAGCCTGTTAGCGCTGACCTACGAGCAGTGACTCAGGGCATACGTACACAAGCGCGAAGAAGACGAGAGCTACCTGATAGGCGTGGTCAGTGCGGATGTGGCACAGTGTGGAGGGTGCCGATTGGCTGAGCGGGCTCATGTGGGCAGGCTCCGATCGCGGCACGTCACTGGCTAGGGGGAAGACAGGGGGCGGTCCGGCAGTGGTGGGGGAAGTGGGCGTGAGGTTGGAGAGGCCTTCGGACAGAGTGTCCACGTTCACCTCGATCTCGGAGTAGTAGAAATCCTCCTCACCGTCACTGAGGTCGGAATCGCCGTTCCGccttcacacacgcacacacacaaaaacagcaccaACCACATTAATACTGACATACAGTAGCAGTCAAAAGTTtgaacacacctgactgaatgcaTGTTTCTCTTAAACATGCATAGTCTTGTATTATCTTAAAGgtattttaatctaatggtttATGTATAGAAACAGTTTGGGTATATAAACAGTGAATgttgatatataaatatttttaatattttaattgatATCCCAGAACAAAAAAAGTTATacaaaaaaattgtaaaataaaatttaaaaaggttATATAGTTTTCATTAATTTCCTGTTTGGGAGGGCACACATGCTTAGAAAAGACTGATTAAAACTGGTGTGTAAACAAAATATGGGTTGAGGATTAATTCAGAAGTTAGAAATCAGAACTGGAAtaatattgaattattttaatttttatcagTTGAGTGCTCAAAGTGTGTCGTTATACCAGGGAAGACAACCAAAGAGAAattgtcaagaaaaaaaaaaaaaaaaaaagcacaattaaCTTTCAGTTTCCCAAATCCCAAACCTGGTTAACGTCTGGTCATTTCACTAATATTTTGCTTCTGGTCACTAGTCggtcagcagggggcagtggtgATCACACGGTTGTGTGTACGCCAAAAACCTGAGGAGAAAGGCTTTGGATAGCAACAGGAGGCTATAAAAACCCTCTGGCTACTACcatcagaatgttttttttatacttatCTGGCCTTTGCTCTTCTTAATGGGTCTCTGTAAGCAGAGAGCCACAGTGGACAGGGACGAACTACATCCTAAAGGATGTTCTACATCTCCCTCCTCCAACCATACTGACGGCAGCCCACTTCTACCTGTGCGCCATACATCCCACTGGCTATTACAGCGCTGGTGGAACAGCTGCGTTAAGCCAGCACACCACGTCGTGTTTGGGCTGGAGTCCTTCCAAACAAAGCCAACGGAAAGTGCTAAGGAAACTACCCGCGGCTGACCACGGCTGTCCGTTAGGGAGTTGGCCCCGTGGGCACGCTTGGTCTCCTGCTTTGCTTGTGcatttgtggtgtgtgtatgtgtgtgtgtgcgcgcgggtgcgtgtgtgttgtacctACCCCAGATGCATGGTGCGAATGTGCCTCTGGATTCCTGAGGAGGTGCTGAGCACCTTGTCACAGTTCTTCCACAAACACTTGAACATCACCTTCATGGAGTTCTGGAGTGCACgcaggagaaggagcagagagaggagtgtcAAGGTGGGCCCCTCGGAAGGGACGTCCCCTGGGCCCTCTGGAAACCTCGGGGGAGGTCCGTACAAACGGCACTTGTGCGTTGTTAGCTACTGGCTAAACTTGTGAAATACACTTTTGCTAGCAAGAAGGAGgccaagaaagaaagaagaacctttggagatttttttttaaagcgtTTTTGTCTATTAAAAGTTAGTATGTCATAAGGTACTGATCAAAGCTCAGAGAAGGGTTATAAAAGACCAGAAGCAAATATTACACTTCCCCTCAGGATGACTTGGCATTCAGTCATAATCCTCCCAGCCATTTAAATGCAGAAAAGGAAGAACATATAAAGGATTTAAatacactcagagagagagagagagagagcccccAACCCCATCTAGCCAGTATGGCCACCATTAATCATTATGAAGGTCTGATTATGCAAGTCCTGTCCCAGTTCACTGCACACAAGCCTTTCTCATGGCTCTTATGTAATCAGcctactactgcctcccagTTGGGAGCCCAGGCCCAGAATTCCAAACCAAACACGTTCGtcaaacacacagagttcaAGCCCACAGGTAGGAACAGCAAGCTTTGTGCGAGAGGTGTTCACGCCCGCCGCTCCACGTGTGCGTGGCCCCCGCCTCCCTGCGCTTCCTGGATCTTCCTCAGGGCCCCTGGAGGAGGGAGTGCAGCTCCACCAAGCGGGACGGCGTCGGAGAGCCAGCAACGTCCGAGGCGCGGCGTGTAGCGCTTTCAGGACGCAGGTGGGGACGTCGCAAGAGTAACCTAAGTTTTGGCTGAGCGGCCGCGGGGAGGAGCCAGGATTAGCTGATTTCCCAGCGTCCCACTGAGGCAAAAAGGCATGCCTTGGCCTGCTTGGTTAGGACTGGAgaaagtgagtgggtgtgtatcTGAGCCATGGTTCagccacagcagagagagggagagagcgcgcACAAACTGGTTCCTCTAGGTTGATGAACTTAACCCTTTACAGACACTAACAGTCATTGTTAAATGGAATCATTCTTTTGTGTTCAACCTGTGACACTGTATATAATTTGCTAGAGGCACAAGAACTTCAGCAAATCAGCCATGGTTTGAATGAAACTACCATGGTTTGAATGAAACTACCATGGCATAAATGCATGGTTTCATGGTCAAGTGAGATGCATGAAATTGCCTCTGTTCAAGTTTTGCTGGATTTTGTTACTATTCTTCAGGCGCTCCTTTCCATTCAATACAGAAAGATTCTATTCATAATTTTCGGCTTTCTGCATaaggagaaacaaacaaatgttccCACTCACGTAAGTATTTGTACAGAAGGGATAATTCATCCAACGTAAATGAAAACCACACAGACTCGTAACTACCACTCATACATCCATTGGCTCAAAAAACccagatgtaaatgtaaatgttttgtgacTATTTCCCAACATGGTTTTGGTGAATGGCAGGCCGTCAGGAGGCCATTCTGCAGAGCTTTAACTAGTCTAACTAGTCTCTCTAATTAGCCTCTCTAACTAGTCTAACTAACTAGCCTCTCTAACTAGTCTCTCTACCTAGCCTCTCTAACTAGTCTAACTAGCCTCTATAACTAGTGTAACTAGCCTGTCTAATTAGTATCTATAACTAGTCCAAATAGCCTCTCTAACTAATCTAACTAACTAGCCTCTATAACTAGTCTAAATTGCCTCTCTAACTAGGCTCTCTAATTAGTCTCTCTACCTAGCCTCTCTAACTAGTCTAACTAGCCTCTATAACTAGTGTAACTAGCCTCTCTAATTAGTATCTATAACTAGTCCAAATAGCCTCTCTAACTAACTAGCCTCTATAACTAGTCTAATTAGCCTCTCTAACTAGTCTCTCTAATGCCTCTCTAACTAGTCTCTATAACTAGTCTAATTAGCCTCTAACTAGTCTCTATAACTAGTCTAATTAGCCTCTCTAACTAGTCTAACTAGTCTCTCTAATTAGCTTCTCTAACTAGTCTAATTAGCCTCTAACTAGTCTCTATAACTAGTCTAATTAGTCTCTCTAACTAGTCTAAATAGCCTCTTTAACTAATCTAACTAACTAGCCTCTATAACTAGTCTAATTAGCCTCTCTAACTAGTCTCTCTAATTAGCCTCTATAACTAGTCTCTATAACTAGTCTAATTAGCCTCTATAACTAGTCTAACGAGTCTCTCTAATTAGCCTCTCTAACTAGTCTCTATAACTAGTCTAATTAGCCTATCTAACTAGTCTCTATAACTAGTCTAATTAGTCTCTCTAACTAGTCTAAATAGCCTATTTAACTAATCTAACTAACTAGCCTCTATAACTAGTCTAACTAGCCTGTCTAACTAGTCTCTCTAACTAGCCTCACTAGTCTAACTATTCTCTAACCAGTCTATCCAACTAGTCTCCTTTGGCTTGTGACGAGGAGACTCTCCTGATGTACTCAAGCGTTATAGAGGGAAAGACCACAGGTGGCTCGCTGTCGGCCATGTTCTCCCTGACCCCAACTCTCACGAGTGTGGCCATATGTCAGGGCTTTTCTATCCTTCCATATTACTTTAATTCGCTGTGTATTTTCAGATATTGCCCTCCTGCTTGTTGCTGCCtcattttccacacacacacacacacacacacacacacacacacacacacttcacttaaTGCAATGCTGCCACTTCTTCCATGACTCAGTGGTCAGGGGAGGACAGCCAAAAGCAACAGCTTCCTGACCCTGACACCACATCCGTGTCTTGGAACGACTccatatacaaaaaaaataaataaagaggaaACAAACGGAACAGGGTGGAATGAGAGAAATCAAGCCATTCTTCTTAAAGGTGTGAGGGGGGACAGGACCCCCTATGGCAGGGCCAGGGGTTTGGTGGGATGCGGCTAAATCACGGTGCAGAAATGCTTCTTGACAGGTCGAGCAAATTGCTCTGTGACAGCGCGGGGTTCCGCACAGTTGTACTCTGGGTCCATCTGTAGGTCATGCTTCTATAGGGACACGCTGGGTGGACTTACAGTTATGGTGCGGGGACTTCGCACCTGGCCGTGGTTGGAACGTCTAGTCGGGGAACGCGCCGGTCACAGAGCTCCGTCACCTTCTGCCGTGGCAAGACCTCTACAGTGTCCGTGGTTAACTAATGGGGCTGCTCGTATCCTTATAGGATGACTTTACCCTCGTGTGCCGCACCACCCCCTGGCTTTCACTGTGTGGTGAGCCTCGGGGGGTTTGTTAACAGGTGTGTGTTACTAGTGCGACCGACCGTGCTAGACCTCCGGTGATTCCGCTGCCACCTACCTTTCGTTTCCGGGGGATGGGGTCCTCAAACGGGAAGTGCGTGCTCTCAGCTTCCTCGATGCTGTCCTCCCCCTGCGAGGAGAGCAAGAAGCTCTTGATGACATCATTGGAAAGGGGCGGGGACGGCGTGGAGGGCACCGACTGGTCGCTGGCGTCCCAGCTCCAGTTGCCGCTGGTGGAGCTGCTGTAGCTAGCCGATAAGCTCTCCTTCCACCCTCTGCTGGCCGCTTCTGGAACTGAACCTGCGGGCAGAGCACGGTAGCGTTCTAGTGTTCTGGaggagattattattattatttttttttaaatccacgCCGGCTAGTCTCCGGATCAGGCTCCAGGCCGTGGAACCTGCCTGCACAACTCTCAAAACGCCTCCGCATGAGGGGCGTCGACAGGCATCACAGAGTCAGGACTGCAAACAGGACGATATGGGTTTGGTGTGGAGAGGAGAATGGAAACAATTCATCTGGGGAATAATATTTCTGGTAATTCCATTCCTCTCCAAAAGAATTCGGAACGGTTTTGCTACGCCAGTTCCTTTGCACTGTGCAGAAGGGACAGTGTGTCAGAGATGGTATCCCCAAGTAGTTTCTGGCTGAAGCAATGAGCAGAAATTCCAAAAAGTCTCATGCTTCAGATATGCACAGTGAGTCTGGCTCCGGTAATCAAGTACTAAACTAACTGAAGatttaaaattagttttcaGCATCGGGTGGCGAAGACCGCAGCATTTATAGTTGAGAATGAAAGCGCACGGCTCGCGGCGTCGGAGGTGACGCGCGTGACGCGTTACTGCCGGCCCTTCCCCCAGCTCGGAGCTGACCTGAGCTTGTAGAAACACACCACTTACACACTCCGCTGACACTTTAAAAAGACCAGTGACCGCTAACCTTGGGCATGGCACTTAAGGGTGCCACCATCCTGTGCATGGATGCTTGCATTACAGCATATGACACTGTGCTGACCCTTACGCTGTTGAAAGAGAAACGAATAGATGAAGGGATGCACAGACGGACAGGAGAAACTCGCTTGGTTACAGGCAATAATGTCGGCATGACCAGACCATGGCATGACAGGGCAGCAGCTATAAATAAAACGGCCTGGGATGAAGGCCATCTGCGTGGTGACAATAGCCATGGAAACAGCATCTGCCATGGCGACACGCAGGGTAAGGAGGTACTGCTAGGCACGGTCTGAGAGGAgctcttgggggggggggggggggggggggaaacctACCTGAGGCTCCAGAACTGGCATTGAGCACCAGGGGGCTGGTGGACAGAGTGCTCAGGACGGTGGCCGCCATCACCTCTTTATCAGCATGGCCCGAGGgatttctgagagagagagagagagagagagagagagagatactcaATTCCTGTCTAACCAGCTGATTCACTGAAACCACACCATCAGAGATATCAGATTAAAAGATATGCATCACTGtatcttttattctttcatttcatttgaaatttatGCATTAATGAGCTTAAAGAAAACcctttgttgttggtttttttttggctgagggaaatttatttaatttacctTCACAGtgaacaacaaaatgtaaaacactcGGCTCAAAACACTCATGCCACTCTATGATATGACATTTTCAGATCTGGGCCTCTGTAGATGCCGTACCACATGTCTGCCGGTAAATGCACACTTACTTGCACAACATggtacgcaaacacacaaaggtcCGATACAAGTGAAGTCCTTTCCTGATTTTAATCCTTCACAGTTAAGTATGATATATGATAATGCCAAACCACGCTGGCCTGAAGCTTGATTGCTCTTctttcgttctctctccctccctccctccctccctctcgctctctcatgtGGCGAGGAGTTTTGCTGGCAAACATACACCATGTGCATTGCAACAGTCTTGTGCTTCTGCGCAGAAAGCCTGGGAAACCCTGGCACGGCGTGCAGGAGACGAGGCCAGCATTGCTAGTGTTCCAGACTCCTTGCTTATCTTTGGGGGGAATGGGGGGgatgggaagtgtgtgtgtgtgtgtggggcggggggggggggggggcttcctTGTCTAGCCGCTCCGTGGAACTGACCGGAAGGGTCCTGAGCTGCTGGCTAGCCCTGCATGGTCAGAGGAGCAGGGTGGCTCATCGCTTggctctctcccccccaccacGAGGACAGCGTGGTTCTGGGCGGCCTCCGCAGGTTGTCTGTTTGCAGGCGGTCAACAGCACATGGGCGGAAGCATGGGGCGACGCTGCTCTCTGGCCGAGGGCTCACCGAGCGTGCCTCGGTAGCCTTCCTCGCACCGGGGCCCCGCTGGTCCCCGAGCTCGTTGCGTGTAATGGAAAATTCCAGTGCAACAAACATGTGCCCAGATGGACAGTGTGCAATGCACATTCAAACACTGTGGCCCGAATATCAgctttatttattcagtgtgtgtgtgtgtgtgtgtgtgtgtgtgtgtgtgtgtgtgtcttcatattAGTAAATCAACAACAGGATTTTGTGTGGCTCCGTGGAGAGCTCCAATAACAGTTTGGACTGGGCACATGCGAGAGAATATGGAAATTCTGGAATTACCTCCTCATCATCCTCGGAGATAGAGGATGGCTATCGCAAGAtggaaaagagaaagtgaggtggagagagacacgCGAGAGAAAAGAGACACGACACCGACAGGAGGAAAAGCCACTCGCTGGAAAGATAAACCGGAACAAATACGATACTGCAAATAAACAGGAATAAATGAGAGAATTCTGACGAGGTATTAAAACACCGCTCCGTCTCGCCCTTtcagacagaaacacatacgcacacatacacacacttagagACTTCCTGTCGCAGTCGAGACTTTTGCAAGAAACACACATGGGCAAATTAAGTTACGGATGCACAGTTCACCCGATCAACACTAATCTAATAAAGCGCAAAGCACAGAGAACTAAGACATCTCTGTGTTACATAATCAGaaatcccccacacacacacccccccccccatgcttcCTCTCACATGCttcctccctcccactctccctccatccctccgtCTCGCctctttattctttctctctctctttttcccttcttcttctccGCCTGCTCTCACGCCACTACGATCTCACTCCCTTGCTTGATGCCCTCATCTCATGCTGGAGGCCGAGCCTCTGCTGAAATGACAAATGAGGTGTAGGAAgaaaggaaatgagagagagagggagggagagggagggagagagagagagagagagagagagagagagtgagggagagagggagaggagaggagagagagagagagagggagggagggagggagagagagagagagggagggagggagagagagagagagggagggagagagggagggagggagggagggagagggagggagggagggagggagagagggaggaacagagcACAGAAAGTGCAACCATATTGTCACGCTAAACAGTCTCAGTCATTTCTCCCTCTTCTGCAGTCACTCTTACttaccaacccccccccacatacacgcGCGCGACTGCCTCTTTAAGGGCCGAGTCCGGgagttcctcttcctcctcctcctcctcctcctccccccgcCCTTCGCTTCACGGCTACACAACCAGAGCAAACTGGTTTGGGGCCGCTCCGAAAGCCAAGCCCAGGGAGTCGGCCAAGTCAGGCCTGGCCTCCGCCAGCTGCCAAGAGGCTGCCGCACTCCCCTTCGGCTGGGTCAACGTCCAAATATCTCACTGCAAGAAAGAGCCCAGGACGGGAGGCGCAAAAAAACGATCGGTCGAGGAGAATCGGCAAAGCGAGCAGCGTCAATAAATTATGAAGCAATTGCCTCGTTCTCAAACgagaaaaacagagggagagagagagaggggggaagagtgTAAAGAGAAGAGTTTGGGTCAGAGGGGGGACTCCAGTTGTGCTCACAGAGCGCTGGACTATCACAGACGGTGTGTGCTACTTGGTTTACTACGTGTCTGACCgcgtgtgtaagagtgtgtgtgtgctgaggtgcACACACCATCCCCGCTCCCTTGCCCCATCCCAATCACACGTGCATTCATCACTGCCCACACCGTGCTCTCataatctctccctgacgctgcTCGTCTGCGAGTCCTGCACGGCCCTGGCACACTTTAGACATGCGGAGCCCttttggcttctttttctccgtattaaaaatctgttttctcCGCTCACTCGTGCTTCAACACGCCTTACTCTGTTGTTCTTTTCTACAGCTATCACATGTCCAACAGCGACTCTCcccatgcgcgcgcgcacgcgcacacgcacacacacacacacagaacacaaggCTACTTGGACAGTGGTTTCAACATCCAGATTCAAATAATTTCACCCAGACGTGACagttatgtgtatttgtatgctatttacatgtatatatgtacctTGTGCTCCAACTATTTTGCCATAAATCATGCCACTGTTCAGATGGAATCcagaaatatttttagattttaacttctgtttttttttttagatttttttagcCACTTATCTGACTTCTCCGGTTCTTGTTGTGATCAC harbors:
- the si:rp71-79p20.2 gene encoding zinc finger protein 704 isoform X2; protein product: MTSKRLLDESAGGVRVSSAAVQAGNVALTGHCIRYGGGVTAMDCGITSARRKGPMTVDGFDTKMLDKGSLQDPGKANPLGGNHFASGREKHHNKKKMGCAGEEDEREVPPAVVLKRGSPTHRQTLNGQRQENHVHLECVALLRRSQEPRCRPPSRVADPSPDELHASSHIPVPRNRNPSGHADKEVMAATVLSTLSTSPLVLNASSGASGSVPEAASRGWKESLSASYSSSTSGNWSWDASDQSVPSTPSPPLSNDVIKSFLLSSQGEDSIEEAESTHFPFEDPIPRKRKNSMKVMFKCLWKNCDKVLSTSSGIQRHIRTMHLGRNGDSDLSDGEEDFYYSEIEVNVDTLSEGLSNLTPTSPTTAGPPPVFPLASDVPRSEPAHMSPLSQSAPSTLCHIRTDHAYQATAPVNIPSVSSELPHSQSAISVSWQSPPVIFKGPPGAVTHIRTVSNGEKRQPATHTPIGKTHATNMSTPKPTTGTRKPRGEAKKCRKVYGMEKKDLWCTACRWKKACQRFTD
- the si:rp71-79p20.2 gene encoding zinc finger protein 704 isoform X1 — its product is MTSKRLLDESAGGVRVSSAAVQAGNVALTGHCIRYGGGVTAMDCGITSARRKGPMTVDGFDTKMLDKGSLQDPGKANPLGGNHFASGREKHHNKKKMGCAGEEDEREVPPAVVLKRGSPTHRQTLNGQRQENHVHLECVALLRRSQEPRCRPPSRVADPSPDELHASSHIPVPRNRNPSGHADKEVMAATVLSTLSTSPLVLNASSGASGSVPEAASRGWKESLSASYSSSTSGNWSWDASDQSVPSTPSPPLSNDVIKSFLLSSQGEDSIEEAESTHFPFEDPIPRKRKNSMKVMFKCLWKNCDKVLSTSSGIQRHIRTMHLGRNGDSDLSDGEEDFYYSEIEVNVDTLSEGLSNLTPTSPTTAGPPPVFPLASDVPRSEPAHMSPLSQSAPSTLCHIRTDHAYQATAPVNIPSVSSELPHSQSAISVSWQSPPVIFKGPPGAVTHIRTVSNGEKRQPATHTPIGKTHATNMSTPKPTTGTRYSLKPRGEAKKCRKVYGMEKKDLWCTACRWKKACQRFTD